A genomic segment from Dietzia psychralcaliphila encodes:
- the eat gene encoding ethanolamine permease produces MSATESISSHHDGTQSHVEGSDYLARRQLKKGTAGWVLLAGLGVSYVISGDYSGWNFGLEQGGFGGLLIAAVIIAAMYLAMVLGMAEMSSALPAAGGGYTFARRALGPWGGFATGTAILIEYAIAPAAIATFIGAYVESLNLFGITDGWWIYLAVYAIFIGIHLSGAGEALKVMFVITAIALVGLIIFAVAAAGQFEASNLTNIAPTDAAGASSFLPFGVIGIWAAVPFAIWFFLAIEGVPLAAEEAKDPSRNVPRGIIAAMGVLLVTATAVLVLATGAGGADAIQSSGNPLVEALGDGTAAKVVNYIGLAGLVASFFSIMYAYSRQLFALSRAGYLPTTLSVTNSRKAPTLALIVPGVIGFLLSLTGQGDMLLNMAVFGAALSYVLMMVSHIVLRRREPDMERPYRTPGGVVTTGFALVIAALAVVATFLVNSTAALWCLVVFGAFMLYFGIYSRHHLVANSPDEEFAALARAEAELE; encoded by the coding sequence ATGTCCGCCACAGAATCGATCAGCAGCCATCACGACGGCACCCAGTCGCACGTCGAGGGCAGCGACTACCTGGCCAGGCGCCAGTTGAAGAAGGGCACCGCGGGGTGGGTGCTGCTCGCGGGTCTCGGCGTGAGCTACGTGATCTCCGGCGACTACTCCGGGTGGAACTTCGGTCTGGAACAGGGCGGGTTCGGTGGCCTGCTCATCGCGGCCGTGATCATCGCCGCCATGTATCTGGCCATGGTGCTGGGCATGGCCGAGATGTCCTCGGCGCTCCCGGCCGCGGGCGGCGGTTACACCTTCGCGCGGCGGGCGTTGGGACCGTGGGGTGGGTTCGCCACCGGGACGGCCATCCTCATCGAGTACGCCATCGCGCCCGCGGCCATCGCGACGTTCATCGGCGCGTACGTGGAATCCCTGAACCTGTTCGGCATCACCGACGGCTGGTGGATCTACCTCGCCGTGTACGCGATCTTCATCGGCATCCACCTGTCCGGTGCAGGTGAGGCGCTCAAGGTCATGTTCGTCATCACCGCGATCGCGCTCGTCGGACTCATCATCTTCGCGGTGGCCGCGGCGGGTCAGTTCGAGGCGTCCAACCTCACCAACATCGCTCCGACCGACGCCGCCGGTGCCTCGAGCTTCCTGCCGTTCGGCGTCATCGGGATCTGGGCCGCCGTTCCGTTCGCGATCTGGTTCTTCCTCGCCATCGAGGGTGTGCCGCTGGCCGCCGAGGAGGCGAAGGACCCGTCCAGGAACGTCCCCCGCGGCATCATCGCGGCGATGGGCGTCCTGCTCGTCACCGCGACCGCCGTCCTGGTTCTGGCCACCGGGGCCGGCGGAGCAGATGCCATCCAGTCCTCGGGCAACCCGCTGGTCGAGGCGCTCGGAGACGGGACGGCCGCGAAGGTCGTCAACTACATCGGGCTCGCCGGACTCGTCGCCAGCTTCTTCTCGATCATGTACGCCTACTCCCGTCAGCTGTTCGCGCTCTCCCGCGCCGGCTACCTGCCCACGACGCTGTCCGTCACCAACTCGCGCAAGGCGCCGACCCTCGCCCTCATCGTCCCGGGTGTCATCGGGTTCCTGCTCTCGCTCACCGGACAGGGCGACATGCTGCTCAACATGGCGGTGTTCGGCGCGGCGCTCAGCTACGTCCTGATGATGGTCAGCCACATCGTGCTGCGCCGCAGAGAGCCGGACATGGAGCGCCCGTACCGCACCCCGGGTGGTGTCGTGACCACCGGTTTCGCGCTCGTCATCGCCGCACTGGCCGTGGTGGCCACCTTCCTCGTCAACAGCACGGCCGCGCTCTGGTGCCTGGTGGTGTTCGGTGCGTTCATGCTGTACTTCGGTATCTACAGTCGGCACCACCTCGTCGCCAACTCCCCGGACGAGGAGTTCGCCGCCCTGGCCAGAGCGGAAGCAGAGCTCGAATGA
- a CDS encoding bifunctional adenosylcobinamide kinase/adenosylcobinamide-phosphate guanylyltransferase yields MRVLVTGGVRSGKSRHAAGLLAGRDRVTFVAPGPVADGSDPDWEIRVAHHRAHRPTRWDTVETVDLASALGDASGPVLVDCLGTWVTAVLDRAELWDAPMDAAHRLVDQHVAAIREALWEHDDDVVLVTNEVGYGVVPPHRSGGVFRDLLGSANQGVAEACDEVHLVVCGRVLRL; encoded by the coding sequence ATGAGAGTCCTGGTCACCGGGGGCGTACGTTCCGGCAAGTCGAGACACGCCGCCGGCCTGCTGGCGGGTCGCGACCGCGTCACCTTTGTCGCACCCGGACCGGTGGCGGACGGCAGTGACCCCGACTGGGAGATCCGGGTCGCGCACCACCGCGCCCACCGGCCCACGCGGTGGGACACGGTCGAGACCGTGGACCTCGCGTCGGCGCTCGGGGACGCCTCCGGGCCGGTGCTCGTCGACTGCCTCGGTACCTGGGTCACCGCCGTCCTGGACCGCGCGGAGCTGTGGGATGCGCCGATGGACGCCGCACACAGGCTGGTGGACCAGCACGTCGCCGCGATCCGTGAGGCACTGTGGGAACACGACGACGACGTGGTGCTGGTGACCAACGAGGTCGGCTACGGGGTCGTGCCGCCCCATCGCTCCGGCGGGGTGTTCCGCGACCTCCTGGGCTCGGCCAATCAAGGTGTCGCCGAGGCGTGCGACGAGGTGCACCTCGTCGTGTGTGGTCGGGTGCTGCGACTGTGA
- a CDS encoding 12-oxophytodienoate reductase: MTPSVTTTREALFRPLEVRSMQLANRLVMSPMTRMGCPDALPDEVNRDYYASRAAGGTGLIVTEGIGVDHPTSVDHAWIPRLDGPESVAAWRQVTDAVHSAGGRILAQLWHVGPLWGANARFDRANRDRLMGMHPMRPSGLWGTPGVTTYSERSIARWAPEVAPMTEGEIAEVIDAFSRSARLAMEAGFDGVTLHGGHGYLLDSFVWADTNRRTDAWGGDLAARSRFPAAVVAGVRAAIGADAPLFYRFSQHTQQDYTARKATTPDELGVYLGALAEAGVDLFDASTRRFDDPAFPDLEGDDGELSLAGWARRLTGLPTGAVGGVGIGASLREQKSGKPAHTADNIDAVVDCLEAGQFDLISVGRLHLADPAIATVLRTGAPLPEFVREVHEMPLRSPEG; the protein is encoded by the coding sequence ATGACGCCATCGGTCACCACCACTCGTGAGGCGCTGTTCCGCCCTCTCGAGGTCAGGTCCATGCAGCTGGCCAACCGCCTGGTCATGTCGCCTATGACGCGCATGGGCTGCCCGGACGCCCTGCCCGACGAGGTGAACCGCGACTACTACGCGTCCCGTGCCGCCGGCGGTACCGGGTTGATCGTCACGGAGGGGATCGGTGTCGACCATCCGACCTCGGTGGACCACGCCTGGATCCCCCGCCTCGACGGTCCCGAGTCCGTGGCCGCCTGGCGGCAGGTCACCGACGCGGTCCACTCGGCCGGGGGCCGCATCCTCGCGCAGTTGTGGCACGTCGGCCCGCTCTGGGGCGCCAACGCCCGCTTCGACCGGGCCAATCGGGACCGGCTCATGGGGATGCACCCGATGCGACCGTCGGGCCTGTGGGGCACCCCGGGCGTCACCACGTACTCCGAGCGGAGCATCGCCCGTTGGGCACCGGAGGTCGCGCCGATGACCGAAGGCGAGATCGCCGAGGTGATCGACGCGTTCTCCCGTTCCGCCCGATTGGCGATGGAGGCCGGGTTCGACGGCGTGACCCTCCACGGCGGACACGGGTACCTCCTCGACTCGTTCGTCTGGGCCGACACCAACCGGCGCACCGACGCCTGGGGCGGCGACCTGGCAGCGCGCAGCCGGTTCCCCGCCGCGGTGGTCGCGGGGGTCCGCGCGGCGATCGGAGCCGACGCCCCGCTCTTCTACCGCTTCTCGCAGCACACGCAGCAGGACTACACGGCCAGGAAGGCCACCACGCCTGACGAGCTGGGCGTGTACCTGGGCGCACTCGCCGAGGCGGGGGTGGACCTGTTCGACGCCTCAACGAGGCGCTTCGACGACCCGGCCTTTCCCGACCTGGAGGGCGACGACGGCGAGTTGTCGCTGGCCGGTTGGGCCCGCAGACTTACCGGGCTGCCGACGGGCGCAGTGGGCGGGGTGGGGATCGGGGCCTCGCTCCGCGAACAGAAGTCCGGGAAGCCGGCCCACACCGCGGACAACATCGATGCCGTGGTGGACTGCCTGGAGGCCGGACAGTTCGATCTCATCTCGGTGGGGCGGCTCCACCTGGCGGATCCGGCGATCGCCACCGTCCTGCGCACCGGCGCCCCGTTGCCGGAGTTCGTCCGCGAGGTCCACGAGATGCCGCTGCGCAGCCCCGAAGGCTGA
- a CDS encoding TetR/AcrR family transcriptional regulator, with protein sequence MAKRQVGRGPRGLSPASIVEAAIGVLEEGGPDAFSMRGVGRAAGCDAMSVAYHFGSKQGLTRAMASWLDGQVRPAPPGSPWRPALRHVAEQYRTLAGTYPQTFPLLQRFTHTGSADYTTTEAVHAAMLSAGVPLSQVVSVTVGWYGTVLGLATAEALGMVAPVDDATAGEIEALAAEDYPLTTALLDDYRGIDPAVVFGTALDLMHDGIERLAADRGQGGPRDRP encoded by the coding sequence ATGGCGAAGCGCCAGGTCGGACGTGGACCGAGGGGGTTGTCCCCCGCCTCGATCGTCGAGGCCGCGATCGGCGTTCTCGAGGAGGGCGGTCCTGACGCCTTCAGCATGCGCGGTGTCGGTCGCGCGGCAGGGTGCGACGCGATGTCGGTGGCCTACCACTTCGGGTCCAAGCAGGGCCTGACCCGGGCCATGGCGTCGTGGCTCGACGGTCAGGTGCGACCCGCCCCGCCCGGCTCGCCCTGGCGGCCGGCCCTTCGGCACGTGGCCGAGCAGTACCGCACTCTGGCCGGGACGTATCCCCAGACCTTTCCGTTGCTCCAGAGATTCACGCACACCGGCTCGGCCGACTACACCACGACCGAGGCGGTGCACGCCGCGATGCTGAGCGCCGGGGTCCCCCTGTCGCAGGTCGTGTCAGTGACCGTGGGCTGGTACGGAACTGTCCTCGGCCTGGCCACCGCGGAGGCCCTGGGGATGGTCGCTCCCGTGGACGACGCCACCGCGGGGGAGATCGAGGCCCTGGCCGCCGAGGACTATCCGCTGACCACCGCACTCCTGGACGACTATCGCGGGATCGACCCCGCGGTCGTCTTCGGGACCGCCCTGGATCTGATGCATGACGGGATCGAGCGGCTGGCCGCCGATCGAGGGCAAGGCGGTCCGCGCGATCGGCCATGA
- a CDS encoding GNAT family N-acetyltransferase, whose translation MVEVRPAVASDAPAIGQMLGEAFGDDPAWALFFPDGASRPTHLAAHYRHYVRRHPDRVDVAVEDGQTLGALLWEPPHRDAGRWARWGEKAAAVLRLLISPTARRGRAHTRAVEAHRPSEPHWYFHDIATGPRARGKGIGSALLRHRLDIIDRGASEPVFLEATTPGSRRLYERFGFLPVGTVPTGPGQESTAMIRPAGAGRE comes from the coding sequence ATGGTGGAGGTCAGGCCGGCGGTGGCATCCGATGCACCGGCCATCGGGCAGATGCTGGGGGAGGCGTTCGGTGACGATCCGGCGTGGGCGCTGTTCTTCCCCGACGGGGCCTCCAGGCCGACACACCTGGCCGCCCACTACCGCCACTACGTACGTCGACACCCGGACCGGGTCGACGTGGCCGTGGAGGACGGGCAGACGTTGGGGGCGCTGCTGTGGGAACCTCCCCACCGCGACGCGGGACGGTGGGCGCGGTGGGGCGAGAAGGCCGCCGCGGTTCTCCGCCTGCTGATCTCACCCACCGCGAGGCGCGGGAGAGCCCACACCCGCGCGGTCGAGGCACACCGGCCGTCGGAGCCACACTGGTATTTCCACGACATCGCCACCGGACCGCGGGCTCGCGGGAAAGGGATCGGGTCGGCCCTCCTGCGCCACCGCCTGGACATCATCGATCGAGGTGCGTCGGAGCCGGTGTTCCTCGAGGCGACCACCCCGGGGAGCCGCCGACTGTACGAGCGGTTCGGCTTCCTCCCCGTGGGCACCGTGCCCACGGGGCCCGGACAGGAGTCCACGGCGATGATCCGTCCGGCGGGTGCCGGCCGTGAGTGA
- a CDS encoding GNAT family N-acetyltransferase: MSDPRLASADDLAPAAETLAQAFAHYPWTRHVIPVEGYDERLLALQHLYLAHAHQNGIVAVTRDRDGVIALLPPDAPEPDDAAVEQIVALHGDRIDRLSHGAAPHDGWTLETLGVRPAAQGRRLGSALLGFALDEAGRRGARTVRLETSDERNVRLYERHGFHVSGRRDHPEGPPVWLMELDTRTT, translated from the coding sequence GTGAGTGACCCCCGCCTGGCCTCCGCCGACGATCTCGCCCCCGCCGCAGAGACCCTGGCCCAGGCGTTCGCGCACTACCCCTGGACGCGTCACGTCATCCCCGTGGAGGGGTACGACGAGCGCCTGCTCGCTCTGCAACACCTTTACCTGGCGCACGCTCACCAGAACGGGATCGTCGCCGTCACCAGGGATCGCGACGGGGTGATCGCGCTCCTACCCCCGGACGCGCCGGAGCCCGACGACGCAGCCGTCGAGCAGATCGTGGCCCTCCACGGTGACCGGATAGACAGGCTGTCGCACGGGGCGGCGCCGCACGACGGCTGGACCCTGGAAACCCTCGGAGTGCGTCCCGCCGCGCAGGGCCGACGCCTCGGGAGCGCCCTCCTCGGCTTCGCTCTCGACGAGGCGGGACGACGAGGCGCCCGCACGGTGCGACTGGAGACCTCGGACGAGCGGAACGTGCGACTGTACGAGCGACACGGCTTCCACGTGTCCGGACGCCGCGACCACCCGGAAGGGCCACCCGTCTGGCTTATGGAGCTCGATACCCGCACCACCTGA
- a CDS encoding PepSY-associated TM helix domain-containing protein, translated as MTTTTRHSRDEDEDGGVATATPTPLTSDSPADTRTADITTAGIHTAGANTADADTSDIRGPVRQLFLRLHFYVGLLVGPFLLVAAVSGFFYALAPTIEKVVYTDQLTAASAAQNVPLPQQIATARNAHPDLPVSRIVPGSDGATTRVLFGDGSLPSESHSRVVFVDPSDGAIRGDTVQYGSGQALPLRTWLSGVHRSLHLGEAGRLYSELAASWLAPLALAGLYLWWGRTRRARTSVLKSTPGLTGRARQRSRHAVLGTWALLGMLVLSATGLTWSAHAGQRVSDLRTAMGWTTPTLSAHTPEPTRPGSPPDPAAEGHEGHGSHTADHGTGTSAGTGAGVGVGADTDAAWTPDGARVALAGAGAAGLTEPVQLTPPAGDGGPWRVQEVRRSWTPGPDAVSIDAATGAVVQSIPFSSYPAAARLTDWGIRFHMGFLFGLANQLLLAAVAAAIVVVTIRGYAMWWMRRPTRTRGLARPPVRGAVLELLRRRPVGTLVGVTVVAAIGWAVPLLGISLAAFLVLDAFLGLIARRARG; from the coding sequence ATGACCACCACGACCAGACATTCCCGCGACGAGGACGAGGACGGCGGTGTCGCGACGGCGACTCCGACGCCCCTCACCTCAGACTCCCCAGCCGACACCCGCACGGCCGACATCACTACAGCCGGCATCCACACGGCCGGCGCCAACACAGCTGACGCCGACACCTCCGACATCCGCGGCCCCGTGAGGCAACTCTTCCTCCGGCTGCACTTCTACGTCGGACTGCTCGTCGGCCCGTTCCTGCTCGTCGCTGCGGTGTCGGGCTTCTTCTACGCGCTGGCACCGACGATCGAGAAGGTGGTCTACACCGACCAGCTGACCGCCGCCTCGGCCGCGCAGAACGTCCCGCTGCCCCAACAGATCGCCACCGCCCGCAACGCGCATCCCGATCTTCCGGTGTCGAGGATCGTGCCCGGGAGCGACGGCGCCACCACACGGGTGCTCTTCGGGGACGGGTCACTACCGTCGGAATCGCACTCCCGGGTGGTCTTCGTGGACCCCTCCGACGGCGCGATCCGCGGCGACACCGTCCAGTACGGTTCCGGTCAGGCCCTTCCCCTGCGCACCTGGCTGTCCGGGGTCCACCGCAGTCTGCACCTCGGCGAGGCGGGCCGCCTGTACTCCGAGTTGGCCGCCAGCTGGCTCGCTCCCCTGGCCCTGGCCGGGCTGTACCTGTGGTGGGGCCGCACCCGCCGGGCCCGCACCTCGGTGCTGAAGTCGACGCCCGGGCTCACGGGCCGGGCGCGCCAACGCTCCCGCCATGCAGTCCTGGGGACCTGGGCACTATTGGGCATGCTCGTCCTGTCGGCGACCGGTCTGACCTGGTCGGCCCATGCCGGACAACGGGTCTCCGACCTCCGTACCGCCATGGGCTGGACCACGCCCACCCTGTCAGCTCACACCCCCGAGCCGACCCGACCCGGCTCGCCCCCCGACCCGGCCGCGGAGGGACACGAGGGGCACGGCTCTCACACCGCCGACCACGGCACCGGCACGAGCGCGGGCACGGGTGCGGGCGTGGGCGTGGGAGCTGACACGGACGCCGCCTGGACCCCGGACGGTGCCCGGGTCGCCCTGGCCGGCGCGGGTGCCGCCGGACTGACGGAGCCGGTTCAGCTCACGCCACCCGCCGGGGACGGCGGCCCCTGGCGGGTCCAGGAGGTCCGGCGCTCCTGGACCCCCGGCCCCGACGCCGTCAGCATCGACGCCGCAACGGGGGCGGTCGTGCAGTCGATACCGTTCTCCAGCTACCCCGCTGCCGCCAGACTCACCGACTGGGGGATCCGGTTCCACATGGGGTTCCTGTTCGGTCTGGCCAACCAGCTCCTGCTGGCGGCCGTGGCCGCGGCGATCGTCGTCGTCACCATCCGGGGATACGCCATGTGGTGGATGAGGCGACCCACCCGCACCCGAGGCCTGGCCCGGCCCCCCGTACGTGGTGCCGTGCTCGAACTGCTGCGCCGCCGCCCGGTGGGAACCCTGGTCGGGGTGACCGTCGTCGCGGCGATCGGGTGGGCCGTCCCGCTCCTGGGGATCTCGTTGGCCGCCTTCCTCGTCCTGGACGCGTTCCTGGGCCTCATCGCGCGACGCGCACGCGGCTGA
- a CDS encoding TrkH family potassium uptake protein: MVSRSAGVLSSGAQAIRAFSYSSPARSALVAFGSAIALFTALLMMPWATSSGASPQLHDAVFTATSAVSVTGLTSVDTAAHWSTAGQVVILAAIQVGGLGIVTISSLLALSVTRQFGVRTRLLAQTGTSAGGLGEVRSLIKTIVISSAVVELVIALILAPRLIAQQGSVGDGIWHAVFYAVSAFNNAGFVLHPDGLAAVAHDPVVFWALICAVFLGSLGFPVLLVLWKHQWHLGRWNLHTRLTVEFSVLLMLAGALGFAVLEWSNVATLGGESVADKLQNSLFASVMMRSGGFAIIEPSDTRSSTMFITDALMFVGGGSVSTAGGVKVTTLAVIFLAFLAEARGQEDTTAHGRALPTSSVRIAVSVAGMGLTLVSASTLALMILTGEDLERTLFESISAFATCGLSTGLSAELEPSGVYLLSGMMFAGRVGIITFATALTMRAQRTRFRLPTERPIIG; this comes from the coding sequence ATGGTGTCCAGGAGCGCGGGCGTCCTCTCGTCGGGCGCGCAGGCGATCCGTGCGTTTTCCTACAGCTCACCGGCCCGGTCCGCTCTCGTGGCCTTCGGCTCCGCGATCGCCCTGTTCACCGCACTGCTGATGATGCCGTGGGCCACGTCCTCCGGCGCCTCACCGCAGCTGCACGACGCGGTCTTCACGGCCACGTCGGCGGTGTCGGTCACGGGCCTGACGTCGGTCGACACCGCCGCCCACTGGTCGACGGCAGGGCAGGTGGTCATCCTGGCGGCCATCCAGGTCGGCGGCCTGGGCATCGTGACCATCTCGTCTCTGCTGGCGCTCTCGGTCACCCGACAGTTCGGGGTGCGCACCCGTCTGCTGGCCCAGACGGGCACGTCGGCGGGCGGGCTGGGTGAGGTCAGGTCGCTGATCAAGACCATCGTCATCTCGTCCGCCGTGGTCGAGCTGGTCATCGCCCTGATCCTCGCTCCGCGCCTGATCGCCCAGCAGGGGTCGGTGGGGGACGGGATCTGGCACGCCGTCTTCTACGCCGTGTCCGCGTTCAACAACGCCGGATTCGTCCTCCACCCCGACGGCCTGGCGGCGGTGGCCCACGACCCTGTGGTCTTCTGGGCTCTGATCTGCGCCGTGTTCCTGGGCAGTCTCGGCTTCCCCGTCCTGCTGGTCCTGTGGAAACACCAGTGGCACCTGGGCCGGTGGAATCTCCACACCCGCCTGACCGTCGAGTTCAGCGTGCTGCTGATGCTGGCCGGAGCTCTCGGGTTCGCGGTGTTGGAGTGGAGCAACGTCGCGACCCTCGGTGGGGAGAGTGTCGCGGACAAGCTCCAGAACTCCCTGTTCGCCTCGGTGATGATGCGGTCCGGGGGCTTCGCCATCATCGAGCCCTCCGACACCAGGTCGTCGACCATGTTCATCACCGACGCGCTGATGTTCGTCGGCGGCGGTTCGGTGTCGACCGCCGGCGGGGTCAAGGTGACCACCCTCGCCGTTATCTTCCTCGCCTTCCTCGCCGAGGCACGAGGACAGGAGGACACCACCGCACACGGGCGTGCACTCCCCACGTCCTCGGTCCGGATCGCCGTCTCCGTCGCCGGAATGGGACTGACGCTCGTGTCGGCCTCCACGCTCGCGTTGATGATCCTCACCGGCGAGGACCTCGAACGCACCCTCTTCGAGTCCATCTCCGCGTTCGCCACCTGCGGTTTGAGTACCGGCCTCAGCGCCGAACTGGAGCCGTCTGGGGTGTACCTTTTGTCCGGAATGATGTTCGCGGGACGTGTCGGCATCATCACCTTCGCCACCGCGCTCACGATGCGAGCCCAGCGCACCAGATTCCGCCTACCCACAGAGAGGCCGATCATTGGCTGA
- a CDS encoding potassium channel family protein has translation MADRNRRQSPVLIVGLGRFGVSLATQLVSQGREVLAVERDHALVQKYADSLTHVVEADASDIEALQQLGAQDFSTAVVGVGTSIESSVLVAVNLVDLGVEHVWAKAINKAHGKILTRIGCHHVVFPEHDAGVRVAHLVANQMMDFIKFDDNFAIARMLPPRDVIGRTIDQCRPRSRHKVNIVGIKPPGQPFHYAEPETSIGPEDVIIVSGHVRDLERFADHSDRKR, from the coding sequence TTGGCTGACCGTAACCGCCGCCAGTCCCCGGTGCTCATCGTCGGACTGGGTCGTTTCGGCGTCTCCCTGGCCACCCAGCTGGTCTCGCAGGGTCGCGAGGTGCTCGCGGTGGAACGGGATCACGCGCTCGTGCAGAAGTACGCCGACTCCCTGACACACGTGGTGGAGGCGGATGCCTCCGATATCGAGGCACTCCAGCAACTCGGCGCTCAGGACTTCTCCACCGCCGTCGTGGGCGTAGGCACCTCGATCGAATCGTCCGTCCTGGTGGCCGTAAACCTGGTCGACCTGGGCGTGGAGCACGTGTGGGCCAAGGCGATCAACAAGGCCCACGGCAAGATCCTCACCCGGATCGGGTGTCACCACGTCGTGTTCCCCGAGCACGACGCCGGTGTCCGAGTGGCGCACCTGGTCGCCAACCAGATGATGGACTTCATCAAGTTCGACGACAACTTTGCGATCGCCAGGATGCTTCCCCCGAGGGACGTGATCGGTCGCACCATCGACCAGTGCCGCCCCCGCAGTCGTCACAAGGTCAACATCGTGGGGATCAAGCCGCCGGGCCAACCGTTCCACTACGCGGAGCCGGAGACCTCCATCGGTCCGGAGGACGTCATCATCGTCTCCGGTCACGTCCGGGACCTCGAGCGTTTCGCCGACCACTCCGACCGGAAGCGATAG
- a CDS encoding APC family permease, which translates to MTTTPSTPGRDAGDPGLAPPARALRPPALKRVIGPGLLLLFIVGDILGTGIYALTGKVAEEVGGAAWLAFLIAFAVAVLTATSYLELVTKYPKAGGAAVYAHRAFRVQILTFLVAFAVMASGLTSASSAALAFAGNLNEAVGLDLMSRTWPLIGIALAFITAVAVVNLRGVSESVRLNVVLTAIELTGLLIVIGIGAWAIGHGQGDLSRVTEFDTASGESPVRSVTAATALAFFAMVGFEDSVNMAEETKDPVRIFPKVMFAGLALTGLIYILVAISAVALVSPEELGEGETPLLTVVATGAPAFPIWIFAFITMAAVANSALINMLMASRLVYGMAHEQVVPRALGRVLPGRRTPWVAILFTTVLAAGLVALADLTALGGTTSLLLLAVFTITNLAVLVLRRQPVEHAHFRAPTVVPVLGLLTCGFLVSPLSGRADADYRLAGVLLLVGGGLWLVQRVAGAIASGRSGRRNARGPGRDRRR; encoded by the coding sequence ATGACGACCACCCCGTCCACCCCGGGCCGGGACGCGGGAGACCCCGGCCTTGCCCCGCCGGCGCGCGCTCTTCGGCCGCCGGCACTCAAGCGTGTGATCGGGCCGGGGCTGCTCCTGCTGTTCATCGTCGGGGACATCCTCGGTACCGGGATCTACGCCCTCACGGGCAAAGTCGCCGAGGAGGTCGGGGGTGCGGCGTGGCTGGCGTTCCTCATCGCGTTCGCCGTCGCGGTCCTCACCGCCACGAGCTACCTGGAGTTGGTCACCAAGTACCCGAAGGCCGGCGGCGCCGCCGTGTACGCGCACCGCGCGTTCCGGGTGCAGATCCTGACCTTCCTCGTGGCGTTCGCCGTCATGGCCTCAGGTCTGACCTCGGCGTCCTCGGCCGCTCTCGCCTTTGCCGGGAACCTCAACGAGGCGGTCGGGCTCGACCTGATGTCGCGGACCTGGCCACTGATCGGGATCGCCCTGGCGTTCATCACCGCGGTCGCGGTCGTCAACCTCCGCGGCGTCTCCGAATCGGTCCGCCTCAACGTGGTGCTCACGGCCATCGAGCTCACGGGTCTCCTGATCGTCATCGGGATCGGGGCGTGGGCGATCGGACACGGCCAGGGAGACCTCTCCCGCGTCACGGAGTTCGACACCGCCTCAGGTGAGAGTCCGGTCCGGTCGGTCACAGCCGCCACCGCCCTGGCCTTCTTCGCCATGGTCGGATTCGAAGATTCGGTCAACATGGCGGAGGAGACCAAGGACCCGGTGCGGATCTTCCCGAAGGTCATGTTCGCGGGTCTGGCGCTGACGGGCCTGATCTACATCCTCGTCGCGATCTCGGCGGTGGCCCTGGTGAGCCCGGAGGAGCTCGGTGAGGGGGAGACCCCGCTGCTCACGGTGGTGGCGACGGGCGCGCCCGCGTTCCCGATCTGGATCTTCGCGTTCATCACCATGGCCGCCGTGGCCAATTCGGCCCTCATCAACATGCTCATGGCGTCCCGGCTGGTGTACGGGATGGCCCACGAGCAGGTGGTTCCGCGGGCGCTCGGCCGCGTCCTACCCGGGAGGCGTACTCCGTGGGTGGCCATCTTGTTCACCACCGTGCTCGCGGCCGGGCTCGTCGCCTTGGCCGACCTCACCGCCCTCGGCGGAACCACCTCGCTGCTGCTGCTGGCGGTGTTCACGATCACCAACCTCGCGGTTCTGGTCCTGCGCCGGCAGCCGGTGGAGCACGCGCACTTCCGGGCCCCGACCGTGGTTCCGGTTCTGGGACTGCTGACCTGCGGCTTCCTCGTCTCGCCGCTGTCCGGGCGGGCGGATGCGGACTACCGGCTGGCGGGGGTGCTGCTGCTCGTGGGCGGCGGACTGTGGCTGGTGCAGCGGGTCGCCGGAGCTATCGCTTCCGGTCGGAGTGGTCGGCGAAACGCTCGAGGTCCCGGACGTGACCGGAGACGATGA
- a CDS encoding beta-class carbonic anhydrase, protein MTVTDEFLEAARAYQSDFDKGDLPMPPGRKIAVVACMDARLNPYGLLGLSEGDAHVIRNAGGVVTDDVLRSLTISQRLLGTEEIVLIHHTDCGMLTFRDDDFKDQIQADTGLRPRWSPEAFGEVEADVRQSLARVEADPFLLHGTAVRGFIYDVATGELREVTRG, encoded by the coding sequence ATGACAGTCACCGACGAGTTCCTCGAGGCCGCCCGGGCCTATCAGTCCGACTTCGACAAGGGCGACCTGCCCATGCCGCCCGGCCGCAAGATCGCCGTGGTGGCGTGCATGGACGCCCGCCTCAACCCGTACGGACTTCTGGGGCTGTCCGAGGGTGATGCGCACGTGATCCGCAACGCCGGAGGAGTGGTCACCGACGACGTCCTACGCTCCCTCACGATCAGCCAAAGGCTCCTGGGCACCGAGGAGATCGTGCTGATCCACCACACCGACTGCGGAATGCTCACGTTCCGGGACGACGACTTCAAGGATCAGATCCAGGCCGACACGGGTCTGCGTCCACGGTGGTCCCCGGAGGCGTTCGGCGAGGTGGAGGCTGATGTCCGCCAGTCGCTCGCGCGAGTCGAGGCGGACCCGTTCCTCCTGCACGGCACCGCCGTCCGCGGCTTCATCTACGATGTGGCCACCGGGGAGCTGCGTGAGGTCACCCGGGGGTAG